The Dokdonia sp. 4H-3-7-5 genomic interval TGTGCCAAACCATAATAAAAAGACTACAACTCCTATAAGCCCTGTGATTAGTAAAATACTCGTGTCTAGCCAGCCTAGAGGATTTTCATTCTTATGATCTTTGTAGGTTTTGTAGATGATAAGCCCTGCTAGAATTCCAAGTATAAACAATGGACTTAGTAAGAAATTAGTACTATAGCGATGTTTGATTTGCGGTGAGAATACGGTTTTGGCTTCTTTTACGAGTGGTAGTGTTCCTAAAGGTGTATTTATCGTAGCTTCTTGAAAAGCATACATAAGCTCATGTGGTAAAAACAAGTACTCTTCTGGAGTGGCAATTCTATCAATTACAGACCCCAGTGCGATATCAATCCCCATACTTCCCCAAGTATTCCACGACACGTATTCATGTATGAGATCGCGGTGTGTCATGCCAGCTTCCTGGTGATCATAGCTCATTGTCACATTAGCTTCATTCTTAATGATCTCAAATGGTCTCGTAGAGCAATTATCGTAGAAGAAATCATATTTGTAATATTTGTTTTCTTCTTTGGCATTATTCACCAAAAATTCAAAGACATCTTGTTTTTGACCTTGAGTGAGCTCTAGTTCTTGAGACTCAATCCATCGTTGCTGGAGCTTATAGCTATATTCAAAGTCGTCATACTTATCTACACCGACCTCATATAGTAATTTTCCTCTTGCAAACTTGAGATAGAAGTTAGGAGTTTTAAAGTTGAACTTGCCGTAGTTAAATACGATATCTAACCCTTTTTTATAATCACGTACGTGAATGGCATTGTGCCCAAAAGCGTCATTGAGTACAGCTCCAGGACCTATGGTGATTAGATTAATAGTTGCGTCATCAGATAGGCTAATGAATTTATTCTGTCCAAACCCTAGGGTAGAGAAACACAGAAAAATTAAAAGGATAAGATTTTTCATACCTTGTAAAGATAGTGGAGGTATAAAAATCTCACAATCAATACAGGGCATAAAAAAAGCCGAGCAACGCTCAGCTTTACAAAATTAGGTGAAGCTTCTTAAGCTCCTGGGACGATGCGTACTGGTAATGTAAATTGCTCTCCTATGGTTCTTGTGCTTAGCTTTTCATAGTTAAGACGAGCCTTAATAAAATCTGCTACATACTCTTCGTCAGTATCTACGCTTAATACAACAACTTCATGTTTGTTGTTTACCATTAATGTTACTTGAGCAACAAGCTCCTTAGTAACTTCAAATTCTGGCTTGTTTAAAAGTACAGCTACTTGCTCTGTAACTGTTTTTTCTTTGTTGTCTGATGTTGGTTCTGTTCCTGTTGCAAAGGCAGTGTTTACTGCAAGTAAAGCGGCTACCAATAATACGTTTAATGCTTTCATAATTTTCTTTTTTGTCTCGATGTATTCGAGGTTTTTGATGAATTATTACAGTACAAATAGACGACTTATTTCTCGTTTTTCTATGGGAGTTAGTCAAGCTTAACTGTTGTTTAATGCTGGTTATGAGTTGTTAACGTAGGGGGTTTGTTCTGGTAACGCTTTCGCGAAAGCGTGATTATCAATTTCATAATGTATTGATAACAACAGTAAGCATTACGTGAAATATGGAGTGATATTTTATTATAATAGCTTTGGAATCCTTAAAGAAAGTATGGAGTAGTCAATGTTAAGAAAATGACCTATTTGGTAGATGTCTAGCTATAGATTATAATACCTAATGACATTTGTAAAACAAAAAAATCCCACTTTAAAGAAAGTGGGATTTAAAGGATGCTACAAGTAGCATCTATGTATTAAAAAGTATTAAGCTAGTACAGCCTGTACTTTGTC includes:
- a CDS encoding DUF4105 domain-containing protein, with the translated sequence MKNLILLIFLCFSTLGFGQNKFISLSDDATINLITIGPGAVLNDAFGHNAIHVRDYKKGLDIVFNYGKFNFKTPNFYLKFARGKLLYEVGVDKYDDFEYSYKLQQRWIESQELELTQGQKQDVFEFLVNNAKEENKYYKYDFFYDNCSTRPFEIIKNEANVTMSYDHQEAGMTHRDLIHEYVSWNTWGSMGIDIALGSVIDRIATPEEYLFLPHELMYAFQEATINTPLGTLPLVKEAKTVFSPQIKHRYSTNFLLSPLFILGILAGLIIYKTYKDHKNENPLGWLDTSILLITGLIGVVVFLLWFGTDHNATAWNYNLLWAFPFHILASFAVKKVQPPQWVYPYMKLAVIMMSLLFFHWIIGVQRFALSLLPLLMAITIRYVFILRRIKATRTNGNEE